Genomic segment of Tachysurus fulvidraco isolate hzauxx_2018 chromosome 22, HZAU_PFXX_2.0, whole genome shotgun sequence:
GTCGTCATTCGTCTCTGACGTTCTCTCCGGTTCCTGCGATGGGTCTAGCAGAAAGACGGTGTGTGTGGATTCGTGCAGGGCCTTGTTGAGTAATATCGGGGTGCTTTTCGACCAGTCGAGCTGTGAAgtgaaacaataaataattgttCAGGAAGGTTTATTAAGAAATGACCGGCTTGCTCGACTCTTGTGTTTAACATGTCGAAATGTTTTTAAGCGAAGCTAACAGCTTGTTAATGCTGCTGAAAACAGCGTTGTTCTGCATCTTCACGTGCAACGGCTACACAGGTGAGTATGATGTAACACACGCATGCGCATCAGTCACCTTTCAGGTATAAACTCACGATTTACAGATATTAGAATCTTTTGTGCATAATTATTAACcttctttaataaacacagataTACTCACCAGAGCTTTAGGCATCGCCTCTTTCTTATACACAGACTTCCGGATCCAGAGGCTACAGCGTGGTGTAATTAACCCCAGAATCAAAGCCAGCATTAGGCTTAACGTCACAGCGATGCCAGCGGTGAGTGGTATGAGCAACGAAGGCTCTGGTTCTGTgggaaatattattattattattattattattattattattattattattattattagaacaaCACGTTTCCTTCTTTTATAACATCACTGCCAAGTACCATAAATAACAGGTTTCTAATAAATGGCCTGCTGCTAATACGTGATCGTTACTATGGTAACACCTCGTCCATAGCGACTTGTACTGTATAGTGGATGACGTGTAAGTACTGTACGATACTACactgctgttgaattcttgattttGGGGTCAAAGAAAGCACTGAAggttatttttctttaacagcagctctgaaatCTCTGATAAAGATGACATAAAACTCACCATTGACACGGACGCATCTCTCCGTGCTGCTTCGCTTGTTGCTGAGGTCCAGTACAGCCTCGGCTCTCAGACAGTACGTTCCTGCTCCTCCCTGACCGACATGGTGATGGAACCTGTTGCCTGTTATCTCTGTAACGGAGGCCTGGAAATCAGacgcatgagcagcagtttgtgaGAATAACCAAGTATTTTTTAGTTTAGTATTATTCAGATAGTAAGATGTATCCAGCTGAGGATTACTTACATTCTCCTCATCTCCTTCCTTCCAAATTTTAAGGTTTATGTTGATGTGATTTTGTCGTTCGCCAAAGTAAACTTCAATTAGGTCGTCTTTTGTATTCACATCCATTTGTGGAGCCAGCAGCACAGCTGAGAGGAAAGTCAGTAATATGAGTAAGAAAACATCTTTCAATTTTGCTTTAACTTTCTTgattaaagcaaaataaaacgtCAAGGCAGCTTTTATATTAATGGTGTTATAACCTTATATAACCCTTTATCCAgttacaattacatttaaattcctCCAATGGTGGATAACTTACTGCTccttacaaaatacaaaatacaaagcactgacaccggagactccttcggaaaatgttaaacaaacttAGCTTTTAATATCCTCATAAGGGGTGTCATTGTGAATGGGCTATTACCATAGCAACGATACCATCTGACCAAACAAGGATTGAGAATTCAACTGTTCTGtggtataataataatgctaatgataatgataatgataattatcattatcattatcattattattgttgttgtcgtcatttgtttttgttatttcttaaattaattttatattaatgttgttttaatcataaaaaaatcatatcaaaattgtattattattattattattattattattattattactattaataataataatagttattattattaatagtaataataatagttataattattattattattatcatcattatcattattattattgttgttgttgtcgtcgtttgtttttgttatattttaaattaatgttatattaatgttgttttaattttaatcataaaaaatcatataaacattttattaataataataataattattattattattattattaattttgttgttgttgttgttattgttgttgttgttgttgtcataatttgtttttgttatttttttaaattaactttatattaatgttgttttaattttaataataaaaaatcatatcaaatttttaatgataacaataatgactatttttattattattaatgttattattattgttgttgttgctgttgttattagttttttaataaattttatattaatgttgtttttaaataatttaaattattaattaattctgcCTTATCTAAGGTAGGGTGATGCCTCACTGTCTCTGCGGTTGAAGGACTCCGGGAGCTGAGTCCACAATGTCGAGTCGTCACACCAAGCTAGCACGCTGATGTTGTAATCAGAGTCTGAGCTCAAGGCGACGGTCAGGTCACACTCAGTCTGGACGATGTTGGCACACGAGGGTTCGTCCTGCCACCTGCCATTCTGCATGTATTCAAACTCACTGCACAAGAAAACAAAGCCAAGAAGTCTAATAATGCTGTGACGCACGtcattattataatacacaaataatCCGTGTCATTTTTCTtgggaaaaacaaaagaagtaATTAAAAAGTTCACTCGATAAGACACTCATGCATCAGACATTTTTTGATAcgagtttgtttttctttacattccGCTATAGAGAACACTAAGGTGGTGTCAGTGATGTGCTGCACGAATGCAATGCACCAATTAATAACTCgatatacacaataaacaatgGGCTTC
This window contains:
- the crfb16 gene encoding cytokine receptor family member B16, with translation MLQMRSLIETVTSAFLIATLSHAALLPASLNVSIQSENMRHILKWSPLKESCFSLNYTVRYQGEFEYMQNGRWQDEPSCANIVQTECDLTVALSSDSDYNISVLAWCDDSTLWTQLPESFNRRDTVLLAPQMDVNTKDDLIEVYFGERQNHININLKIWKEGDEENASVTEITGNRFHHHVGQGGAGTYCLRAEAVLDLSNKRSSTERCVRVNEPEPSLLIPLTAGIAVTLSLMLALILGLITPRCSLWIRKSVYKKEAMPKALLDWSKSTPILLNKALHESTHTVFLLDPSQEPERTSETNDDV